A section of the Paenibacillus aurantius genome encodes:
- the rpoZ gene encoding DNA-directed RNA polymerase subunit omega, with protein sequence MLYPSIDKLLDKVDSKYSLVVAAAKRARQLREGTKSEITEPKSHKMVGVALEELYLDNIHYEKIQSPNQEGLK encoded by the coding sequence ATGCTATACCCGTCGATCGACAAGCTTCTCGATAAAGTGGACAGCAAATATTCCTTGGTGGTGGCCGCGGCCAAAAGAGCCCGTCAGCTGCGCGAAGGAACCAAATCCGAAATCACCGAGCCCAAGTCTCATAAAATGGTGGGCGTTGCTTTGGAGGAGCTCTACCTGGACAACATCCACTACGAGAAAATCCAAAGTCCGAACCAAGAAGGCTTGAAGTAA